The following proteins come from a genomic window of Helicobacter canadensis MIT 98-5491:
- a CDS encoding sulfite exporter TauE/SafE family protein, with the protein MEVLALDFWSAGGLLAVGLLAGILAGLFGIGGGAIIVPMMILLGNDIKIAIGISIMQMIFSSVYGSYVNYKKKNLDFRDGVYVGIGGLIGASFSGVVVSSMPSSILEIIFSLFIVYSIMRFFFTNAYGGERKVGEGWKSILFLIGCGCVVGVFAISLGIGGGMMLAPLLAYYLGYSSKQIVPISLFFVIFSSVSGFTSLALHGYVDYAQGCIVGIASLIGVRIGIWTLSKVDSKKHKYALLAMYLFILAIMFEKMLFG; encoded by the coding sequence ATGGAAGTTTTGGCATTGGACTTTTGGAGTGCAGGTGGATTGCTTGCAGTGGGGCTTTTAGCTGGGATTCTAGCAGGGCTTTTTGGGATTGGCGGTGGAGCGATTATTGTGCCAATGATGATTTTACTTGGAAATGATATTAAAATTGCCATTGGAATCTCTATTATGCAAATGATTTTTTCTTCTGTTTATGGCTCTTATGTGAATTACAAAAAGAAAAATTTAGACTTTAGAGATGGTGTTTATGTTGGGATTGGCGGACTTATAGGGGCTTCTTTTAGTGGAGTGGTTGTCTCTAGTATGCCTTCTAGCATTTTGGAGATTATATTTAGCCTTTTTATTGTTTATAGTATTATGCGATTTTTCTTTACCAATGCTTATGGTGGCGAACGCAAAGTGGGCGAAGGTTGGAAGTCGATTTTGTTTTTAATAGGTTGTGGGTGTGTGGTTGGAGTTTTTGCGATTTCGCTAGGAATTGGCGGGGGAATGATGTTAGCACCACTTTTGGCGTATTATCTTGGATATAGCTCAAAGCAAATTGTCCCTATTTCGCTATTTTTTGTGATTTTCTCATCAGTATCAGGCTTTACTTCTTTAGCGTTGCATGGTTATGTGGATTATGCCCAAGGCTGCATTGTTGGTATTGCCTCTTTGATTGGGGTTAGGATTGGGATTTGGACTTTAAGCAAGGTAGATTCTAAAAAGCACAAATACGCACTTTTAGCGATGTATTTGTTTATTTTAGCTATTATGTTTGAAAAAATGCTCTTTGGGTGA
- a CDS encoding sulfotransferase family 2 domain-containing protein — protein MFKEFHKKYGCIFIHIPKVAGTSIERVVFESSKWLVGHKKAIDYIKKDKDKFESLFSFAFVRNPFDRTVSAFHYLKGRSCTLGDKRWADIHLKDYENFNDFALALENKTVRDKILSWMHFVPQYRFVCDENRSILVNFIGKFENIEKDFEVVKKQLKINRDLVHANSSSHESYKKYYNEQTYQIISEIYRNDFELFDYDLEYANLFNQSLNDLQKNKINDKKLEIRAMRLRNYKKKHSFFMLKCENESLKNENDLYLNKAHSLETELIQTKNQLDSQIKILESNQNQSNLKIQRLTEANQQLDLKNQQLTQTNSQLNLKTKELDFTLHYGTAKDRIHNHLSYKLGQAMIENSKSLLGYIRMPYVLSYIKDKHKQEQQQYQEAIKKNPNLKLPNLESYPDYKESLKEKECFTYKLGEAFIKANTAGGGGTIIQITPCLLQLCKRSA, from the coding sequence ATGTTTAAAGAATTTCATAAAAAATATGGTTGCATTTTTATTCATATACCAAAAGTAGCTGGAACAAGTATAGAGCGAGTTGTGTTTGAATCTAGTAAATGGTTGGTGGGGCATAAAAAAGCTATAGATTATATTAAAAAAGATAAAGATAAATTTGAAAGTCTTTTTTCTTTTGCTTTTGTGAGAAATCCATTTGATAGGACTGTGTCCGCTTTTCATTATCTTAAAGGAAGGAGTTGTACCCTAGGAGATAAACGATGGGCGGATATACATTTAAAAGACTATGAAAATTTTAATGATTTTGCATTAGCTTTAGAAAATAAAACTGTTAGAGATAAAATATTATCATGGATGCACTTTGTTCCACAATATCGTTTTGTTTGCGATGAAAATCGGTCCATATTGGTTAATTTTATAGGGAAATTTGAAAATATAGAAAAAGATTTTGAAGTAGTAAAAAAACAACTGAAAATAAATAGAGATTTGGTGCATGCTAATAGCAGTAGCCACGAAAGCTATAAAAAGTATTACAATGAGCAAACTTATCAAATAATTTCAGAAATTTATCGCAATGATTTTGAATTATTTGATTATGATTTGGAATATGCAAATTTATTTAATCAGTCTTTAAATGATCTCCAAAAAAATAAAATTAATGATAAAAAATTAGAAATTAGGGCAATGAGGCTGCGGAATTACAAAAAAAAACATTCTTTTTTTATGTTGAAATGTGAAAATGAGAGCCTAAAAAATGAGAATGATTTATATCTTAATAAAGCTCATTCTTTAGAGACTGAACTCATCCAAACCAAAAATCAATTAGATTCTCAAATCAAGATTTTAGAATCTAATCAAAATCAATCTAATTTAAAAATTCAAAGATTAACAGAAGCTAATCAGCAATTAGATTTAAAGAATCAACAACTCACCCAAACCAATAGCCAATTAAATTTAAAAACTAAAGAACTAGACTTCACTCTCCATTATGGAACTGCTAAAGACAGAATCCACAATCATCTATCATATAAACTAGGACAAGCTATGATAGAAAATTCTAAATCTTTATTAGGCTATATTAGAATGCCTTATGTTTTATCTTATATCAAAGATAAACACAAACAAGAGCAACAACAATACCAAGAAGCTATTAAAAAGAATCCTAATCTTAAACTCCCTAATTTAGAATCTTATCCTGATTACAAAGAATCCTTAAAAGAAAAAGAATGTTTTACTTATAAACTAGGAGAAGCTTTTATAAAAGCAAACACTGCGGGGGGGGGGGGCACAATTATTCAAATTACCCCTTGCTTACTTCAACTTTGCAAAAGAAGTGCGTAA